Proteins from a single region of Undibacterium sp. KW1:
- a CDS encoding exodeoxyribonuclease V subunit beta, whose product MTEASQYSPAYEVNGQAVSHAHFTATACDPRHSVVVEACAGSGKTWLLVSRMLRLLLAGAEPAELLAITFTRKAAQEMRERLMDLLHELALADIAHVRQLLTERGIAEADLQNVIPLARGLYEKVLSSPQSLSLDTFHSWFGRLIQLAPLASGVPHGFTLVEASGDIQREAYGQLMQMLAQEDHANIKEALLFLYQEIGDFNAREMLEAFLDKRAEWWASNQQIELGGPLDWLRDLCGADLYQDARLSIWDDAQLYQRIAHMALVLGQGSKNNQANANKIEQGLTDGPSLDAFAMICDGFINGQGNIRSHNVKVKALITSIEKHLGLDQINAFEDECEAIVQALQQLQKRSAEKMVMQVNEALFAVGTAYLECYQGLKADQRVFDFADLEWQAYRLLSNEEYAAYLHSRLDARYKHILLDEFQDTNPLQWGIVQAWLEAYGDDGAKPSVFVVGDPKQSIYRFRRAEPRVFTAAQDMLAAQGARVLRTNQTRRNAPAIVDVLNVSMHGNPMFHAQTTASDADGAVWRLPLIGMAAPIDLEEGGEEETAPSRFPLRNPLTTPLEEAENQQRYEEGKQVAQTLLGIRAAQGADSWHWSDVMLLVKRRTHLSAYEKALREAGIPFVSSRRGGLLDALEVLDLIALLNFLMTPGDNRALAHVLKSPIVAASDDDLIALAMRDEATWWKRLQTMALDLASEQDDSYPVLQRAASLLQQWMEASYYLPVHDLLDRILHQGEVLQRYAQASSVAQRSQVMGNIHSFTELALNLDAGRYPSLPKFIAALSALRRGGDSDAPDESAVDSAADAVRILTIHSAKGLEAKIVVMLDANHSESMKDRIGVLCQWPLQAGEERHFSVFGKKDQRGAARDRFFAQEEAQATQENWNLLYVAITRAKQILILSGVQSGKKQLTPSWYGYLDHVEEKSPAAATIGNEIQQHQSFTMAVFEPPAMPAEEIAPEVSSDEQLEGIALHTLMERLSNNAKSWPIVVPDVETIAAWLPCSSTVAMAIRKQAECIFSNSALQKFYEPAAYVYARNEMDVLVEKKLLRLDRVVVFSHEVWVLDYKRQLLPGQETGYRQQLQDYVLALKQVFSGKTVHAALILSDGSLIDML is encoded by the coding sequence GAATGTCATCCCGCTGGCACGTGGTCTGTATGAAAAGGTCTTGTCCAGCCCGCAATCGCTATCATTGGATACCTTCCATAGCTGGTTTGGCCGCCTGATACAACTGGCACCGCTGGCATCTGGCGTGCCGCATGGCTTTACGCTTGTCGAGGCCAGTGGCGACATACAGCGCGAAGCCTATGGCCAGCTCATGCAGATGCTGGCGCAGGAAGATCATGCCAACATCAAGGAAGCACTGCTATTCCTGTATCAGGAAATTGGTGACTTCAATGCCCGTGAAATGCTGGAAGCCTTTCTCGACAAGCGGGCCGAGTGGTGGGCTAGCAACCAGCAAATTGAACTAGGTGGCCCGCTGGACTGGTTGCGTGATTTATGCGGCGCAGACCTGTATCAGGATGCGCGGCTCAGCATCTGGGACGACGCCCAGCTATATCAGCGCATTGCCCACATGGCCCTGGTATTGGGCCAAGGTTCAAAAAATAACCAGGCCAATGCCAATAAGATAGAGCAGGGCCTGACGGATGGCCCTAGCCTGGATGCCTTTGCCATGATTTGTGATGGCTTCATCAATGGGCAAGGCAACATCCGCTCACACAATGTCAAGGTCAAGGCGCTGATCACATCCATAGAAAAACATCTGGGCCTGGACCAGATCAATGCCTTTGAAGATGAATGCGAAGCGATAGTGCAGGCACTGCAGCAACTGCAAAAGCGCAGCGCAGAAAAAATGGTCATGCAAGTCAATGAGGCCCTGTTTGCTGTCGGCACAGCTTATCTTGAATGCTACCAGGGCCTGAAGGCTGACCAGCGGGTATTTGATTTTGCGGACCTGGAATGGCAGGCATATAGACTGCTCAGTAATGAAGAATATGCAGCCTACCTGCATAGCCGCCTTGATGCACGTTATAAGCATATCTTGCTGGATGAATTCCAGGATACCAATCCCTTGCAATGGGGCATAGTGCAAGCCTGGCTGGAAGCTTATGGTGATGATGGGGCCAAGCCCAGTGTGTTTGTGGTGGGCGACCCCAAACAGTCTATCTACCGTTTTCGTCGCGCCGAACCCCGAGTGTTTACCGCTGCACAAGATATGCTGGCAGCGCAGGGAGCAAGGGTGTTGCGTACCAACCAGACGCGTAGGAATGCACCCGCGATTGTTGATGTACTCAATGTCAGCATGCATGGCAATCCAATGTTTCATGCGCAAACGACAGCTTCAGATGCCGATGGTGCGGTCTGGCGTTTGCCTTTGATAGGCATGGCCGCGCCCATTGATCTTGAAGAGGGAGGCGAAGAAGAAACTGCGCCTTCACGTTTTCCTCTGCGCAATCCGCTGACAACCCCACTGGAGGAAGCAGAAAACCAGCAACGCTATGAAGAAGGCAAGCAAGTCGCACAAACCTTGCTGGGCATACGTGCCGCGCAGGGTGCAGATAGCTGGCATTGGAGTGACGTGATGCTGCTGGTCAAGCGCCGCACGCATTTGTCAGCCTACGAAAAGGCTTTGCGCGAGGCAGGCATCCCTTTTGTTTCCAGCCGCCGTGGTGGCTTGCTGGATGCGCTGGAAGTGCTGGATTTGATCGCACTATTAAATTTCCTGATGACGCCAGGTGACAACCGTGCGCTGGCGCATGTGTTAAAGTCCCCCATCGTGGCAGCCAGTGATGATGATCTTATTGCGTTAGCCATGCGCGATGAAGCAACGTGGTGGAAGCGCCTGCAAACCATGGCATTGGACTTAGCCTCGGAGCAGGATGACTCTTATCCAGTTCTGCAACGCGCCGCCAGCTTGCTGCAACAATGGATGGAAGCGTCTTATTATTTACCCGTGCATGATTTGCTGGACCGCATATTGCATCAGGGCGAGGTCTTGCAACGCTATGCGCAAGCATCATCAGTTGCGCAGCGCAGCCAGGTCATGGGCAATATCCATAGTTTTACAGAACTGGCTTTGAATCTGGATGCCGGGCGTTACCCCAGTTTGCCCAAATTTATCGCTGCCCTGAGCGCCTTGCGCCGTGGTGGTGATAGTGACGCCCCCGATGAATCTGCGGTTGATAGTGCGGCTGATGCTGTGCGCATATTGACCATCCACAGTGCCAAGGGACTGGAGGCAAAGATCGTCGTCATGCTGGACGCCAATCACAGTGAATCCATGAAAGACAGGATAGGTGTTTTGTGCCAGTGGCCTTTGCAGGCGGGTGAAGAAAGGCATTTTTCTGTCTTTGGCAAAAAAGACCAGCGTGGCGCTGCGCGTGACCGCTTTTTTGCGCAGGAAGAAGCCCAGGCCACGCAAGAAAACTGGAACCTCTTATATGTCGCCATCACCCGTGCCAAGCAGATATTGATACTTAGCGGTGTACAGAGCGGGAAAAAGCAATTAACGCCCAGTTGGTATGGCTATCTCGATCATGTAGAAGAAAAATCACCGGCTGCGGCTACTATTGGGAATGAAATACAGCAGCATCAGTCGTTCACTATGGCAGTATTTGAACCCCCTGCCATGCCTGCTGAAGAGATAGCGCCGGAAGTGAGCAGTGATGAACAATTGGAGGGCATAGCTCTGCATACCCTGATGGAGCGTTTGAGCAATAACGCAAAGAGCTGGCCGATTGTCGTGCCAGATGTTGAGACTATCGCAGCCTGGTTGCCTTGTTCCAGCACTGTGGCGATGGCAATTCGCAAACAGGCTGAGTGTATATTCAGTAATTCTGCATTGCAGAAATTTTATGAGCCTGCCGCTTATGTATATGCGCGTAATGAAATGGATGTGCTGGTCGAGAAAAAATTATTGCGCCTGGACAGGGTTGTGGTTTTTTCGCATGAAGTCTGGGTATTGGATTACAAACGTCAGCTTTTACCTGGTCAGGAAACAGGCTATCGCCAGCAGTTGCAGGATTATGTATTGGCCTTAAAGCAGGTATTTTCTGGTAAAACTGTCCATGCTGCACTTATTTTGAGCGATGGCAGCCTGATAGACATGCTCTGA
- a CDS encoding DUF904 domain-containing protein, translated as MISEFELLAEKVKQLVVLAHTLRSENARLRNDVTSLMTQNTDLQQRMHQAHDRVSALLAQLPAEVLNDKEAA; from the coding sequence ATGATTTCCGAATTCGAATTGCTCGCTGAAAAAGTGAAACAGCTAGTCGTGCTGGCGCACACCTTGCGCAGCGAAAATGCCAGACTGCGTAATGATGTGACCTCATTGATGACGCAAAACACAGACTTGCAACAACGCATGCACCAGGCTCATGACCGTGTCTCTGCCTTGCTTGCGCAACTGCCAGCCGAGGTCTTGAATGACAAGGAGGCGGCATGA
- a CDS encoding cell division protein ZapA, whose protein sequence is MIQVDVNIMGQSYKLSCREGEDRALREAAAYLDGKMSAIRDAAKVKGTDRIAVMAALSMTTELLATKSPEGPLSGLSLAEVKQKINEMHDIMDQALTPQEKLF, encoded by the coding sequence GTGATACAGGTCGATGTCAATATCATGGGGCAGAGTTACAAACTCAGTTGCCGCGAAGGTGAAGACCGCGCCCTGCGCGAAGCTGCTGCCTACCTTGATGGCAAAATGTCTGCCATACGTGATGCTGCAAAAGTCAAGGGCACTGACAGGATCGCGGTCATGGCAGCATTGAGCATGACCACAGAGTTATTGGCGACCAAATCACCCGAAGGCCCTTTGTCTGGCTTGTCTCTGGCAGAAGTCAAACAAAAGATCAATGAAATGCATGACATCATGGATCAGGCTTTGACTCCACAAGAAAAACTATTTTGA
- a CDS encoding EVE domain-containing protein, with protein MAYWLMKSEPDEISIDDVLALPSIPWFGVRNYQARNFMRDGMKVGDGVLFYHSSCAEPGIAGLAEVASTAYPDHTQFEKDSKYFDPKATQETPRWMMVDVKAKRKTRLLGLAELRTYPELADMTVLQKGSRLSITPVKPDEWRFIQKLLKEQV; from the coding sequence ATGGCATATTGGTTGATGAAGTCTGAACCGGATGAGATCAGTATTGACGATGTACTGGCTTTGCCCAGCATCCCCTGGTTTGGCGTACGCAATTACCAGGCGCGTAATTTCATGCGCGATGGCATGAAGGTAGGCGATGGTGTGCTGTTTTACCATTCCAGTTGCGCTGAACCTGGCATCGCCGGTCTGGCCGAGGTTGCCAGCACTGCTTACCCTGATCACACCCAGTTTGAAAAAGACAGTAAATACTTTGACCCGAAAGCGACCCAGGAAACCCCGCGCTGGATGATGGTCGATGTCAAGGCCAAGCGCAAGACCCGCTTGCTGGGCCTGGCAGAACTCAGGACTTACCCTGAACTTGCTGATATGACGGTGCTGCAAAAAGGCAGCCGCCTGTCGATTACGCCAGTCAAGCCAGATGAGTGGCGCTTCATACAGAAACTGTTGAAGGAACAGGTTTGA
- the ybiB gene encoding DNA-binding protein YbiB, with protein MKFSPFTANSAAESVEPLAAAKFIKEIGRGKDGARSMTQADAATLYAAMLAGRVSDLELGGILLSMRIKGESIEEISGFLQAAQPYILPLQAPAVSPYAPVVIPTYNGARKKANLTPLLALLLARRGVPVLVHGVRTDTGRVATAEIFQALGLPLVTSSEQVLEQLQQKQPAFMPIDALSPAMAHLLSLRRILGVRNSTHTLVKLLQPFVVPALRLSSYTHPEYLLMLQDYFSRCAPVEAGDVFLMRGTEGEAVASTGRAQQIDWFHAGQGTTLVPAQQEPLAEVPAVPGSIDANTTAAWIRSVLAGEIAVPENITVQVEHCASIAQRLRQQS; from the coding sequence TTGAAATTCTCTCCATTCACTGCAAATTCTGCGGCAGAGTCGGTCGAGCCTCTTGCCGCAGCCAAATTCATCAAGGAAATAGGTCGCGGCAAAGATGGCGCGCGCAGCATGACGCAGGCCGATGCGGCGACTTTATATGCCGCCATGCTGGCTGGACGGGTATCTGACCTGGAGTTGGGCGGTATCTTGCTCTCCATGCGCATCAAAGGCGAGTCCATAGAAGAAATTTCAGGCTTCCTTCAGGCAGCTCAACCGTATATTTTGCCGCTGCAAGCACCTGCAGTTAGTCCTTATGCCCCGGTAGTCATACCAACTTATAACGGTGCCCGCAAGAAAGCCAATCTGACGCCTTTGCTGGCCTTGTTGCTGGCGCGACGGGGTGTACCTGTGCTGGTGCACGGAGTACGCACAGATACCGGACGGGTCGCCACGGCTGAGATCTTCCAGGCCCTGGGCTTGCCTTTGGTGACCAGCTCAGAACAAGTGCTGGAACAGCTGCAGCAAAAGCAGCCAGCCTTTATGCCCATAGACGCCTTATCGCCCGCAATGGCGCATTTGCTGAGTTTGCGCCGTATCCTGGGTGTGCGCAACTCCACCCATACGCTGGTCAAGCTCTTGCAACCTTTTGTCGTGCCTGCCTTGCGCCTGAGTTCTTACACCCATCCAGAATATCTGTTGATGCTGCAAGACTATTTTTCCCGCTGCGCACCTGTTGAAGCCGGGGATGTATTCCTCATGCGCGGTACCGAGGGCGAAGCTGTCGCCAGCACGGGCCGGGCCCAGCAGATAGACTGGTTTCATGCCGGGCAGGGAACTACCCTGGTGCCCGCTCAGCAAGAGCCCCTGGCGGAAGTGCCTGCTGTACCTGGCAGCATAGATGCCAATACGACTGCGGCATGGATCAGGTCAGTGCTGGCTGGTGAGATTGCCGTGCCTGAAAATATTACTGTGCAAGTGGAGCATTGCGCCAGCATTGCACAGCGTTTGCGACAACAAAGCTAA
- a CDS encoding alpha/beta fold hydrolase, whose translation MSTEKNDLNVLHRNNVKVIGEAGPVLLYAHGFGCNQNMWDRVTPAFVGTHKQVLFDYVGSGKSDLKAFDRYRYSNINGYAQDVLDVCDALGLTSGVTFIGHSVSCSAGILASIARPELFDKLILVGPNPCFVNDPPDYFGGFEKEDLEGLLDLMEQNYIGWANYLAPVVSAQGEAGSVTAELSDSFCSTDPTTTKVFAKTTFFSDNRADLPKVSRPCLVIQHRTDTLAPVQVGEYVHNHLAGSTLKVLEVQGHCAHMSEPSLVVDAIREYLGHCGG comes from the coding sequence ATGTCTACAGAAAAAAATGACTTGAATGTTCTTCACCGTAACAACGTAAAAGTCATTGGTGAAGCTGGTCCAGTGCTGCTTTATGCGCATGGTTTTGGATGCAATCAGAATATGTGGGACAGGGTAACGCCTGCCTTTGTTGGGACTCACAAACAAGTACTGTTTGATTATGTCGGTTCAGGAAAGTCTGATCTGAAGGCTTTTGACCGTTATCGATACTCCAATATTAACGGCTACGCCCAAGACGTACTCGACGTTTGCGATGCACTTGGTTTGACAAGTGGTGTTACATTCATTGGACACTCTGTCAGTTGCAGTGCCGGAATCTTGGCTTCGATTGCAAGACCAGAATTATTTGATAAGTTGATTTTGGTTGGGCCAAATCCTTGCTTTGTTAATGATCCGCCTGATTACTTTGGGGGATTTGAGAAAGAGGATCTTGAAGGCCTGTTAGATCTCATGGAACAGAATTATATTGGGTGGGCTAATTATCTGGCTCCGGTTGTTTCTGCACAAGGTGAGGCAGGTTCTGTCACTGCTGAACTATCAGACAGTTTTTGTTCTACCGATCCAACGACGACCAAAGTGTTTGCGAAAACCACATTTTTCTCTGACAACAGAGCTGACCTTCCCAAAGTCAGTCGCCCTTGCCTGGTGATTCAGCATAGAACAGATACGCTCGCACCGGTTCAAGTTGGCGAATATGTTCATAACCATCTGGCAGGCAGCACCCTTAAAGTGCTGGAAGTGCAAGGCCATTGCGCGCACATGAGTGAACCCTCGCTCGTCGTTGATGCCATTCGTGAATATCTCGGCCATTGTGGCGGATAA
- a CDS encoding bifunctional diguanylate cyclase/phosphodiesterase: MNISAIVADKKSVQNFDQIPCPVLVTDWAGKILSANQSLLSLTEQDLETLVDRSMDVLLPMASRIFLQTHVIPMILRDGQIREIRLQLISSTGTRIPVYVNCQKTSLIDVESLTWVFYVTMERSRFEHDLLQARQRADEMSAESANRERFIRTIADGLPSMIAYWDMNLICRFANSVYFRWFGLAPSEILGMSIKDLLGEELFSLNFPYMQRALAGEPQEFEREIKRPDGTIGYTLANYIPDRDPSGEIMGFFALVTNITKVREADAAIRLSASVFEATSEGIMVTDPQSIILSVNQAFTRLTGYTQEEAVGKNANLLSSSRHSPEFFSNLYKELILSGKWKGDIWSKRKDDTIFLEKLSISAIKNDAGEITKYVGVFDDITLQWDKEQLVHHMAFHDSLTGLPNRLLLVERLGQHITMAEREKRQIALLFLDLDGFKLVNDVLGHDMGDHVLKTVAARLEEQLRAADTVARLGGDEFVILLDNPDSRESISIIASRLIAVINEPILNAGKDARVGTSIGIALFKNEGQSPDQLLKLADDAMYKAKKSGKNIFVFSD, from the coding sequence GTGAATATCTCGGCCATTGTGGCGGATAAAAAATCAGTGCAAAACTTCGATCAAATACCTTGCCCAGTTCTGGTGACCGATTGGGCAGGCAAAATACTATCAGCCAACCAAAGTTTGCTTAGTCTTACTGAACAAGATTTGGAAACCCTTGTTGACAGATCGATGGATGTACTTTTGCCCATGGCAAGCAGGATTTTCCTGCAGACGCATGTGATCCCAATGATACTGCGCGACGGGCAAATTCGTGAAATTCGCCTGCAATTGATCAGCAGTACTGGAACAAGAATTCCTGTCTATGTCAATTGTCAAAAAACATCATTGATCGATGTTGAAAGTCTTACCTGGGTTTTTTATGTCACGATGGAGCGCAGCCGTTTCGAACATGATTTGCTGCAGGCAAGGCAAAGAGCCGATGAGATGTCAGCAGAAAGTGCCAATAGGGAGAGGTTCATCCGAACGATCGCAGACGGCTTGCCAAGCATGATTGCCTATTGGGATATGAATTTGATTTGCAGGTTTGCAAATTCTGTGTATTTTAGATGGTTCGGTTTAGCGCCTTCAGAGATATTAGGCATGTCCATCAAAGACTTGCTGGGAGAAGAGCTATTTTCACTGAATTTTCCATATATGCAGCGCGCACTTGCGGGGGAGCCACAGGAATTTGAGCGCGAAATAAAGAGACCGGACGGTACTATAGGTTATACGCTCGCCAACTACATTCCTGATAGAGATCCAAGCGGCGAGATAATGGGTTTTTTTGCGCTTGTTACAAATATCACGAAAGTGCGGGAGGCAGATGCTGCAATTCGTCTCTCTGCTAGCGTATTTGAAGCGACCTCCGAAGGGATCATGGTCACTGACCCGCAATCGATCATCTTGTCGGTGAATCAGGCGTTTACACGACTCACTGGCTACACTCAGGAAGAGGCTGTGGGGAAAAATGCGAATTTACTCAGTTCTTCTCGCCATAGTCCCGAGTTCTTTAGCAATCTTTACAAAGAATTGATTCTTTCTGGAAAATGGAAAGGTGATATCTGGAGTAAGCGCAAAGACGACACCATTTTTCTTGAAAAACTCTCCATTTCTGCCATAAAAAACGACGCAGGAGAAATCACGAAATATGTTGGTGTATTCGATGACATAACACTGCAGTGGGACAAAGAACAGTTGGTTCATCACATGGCTTTTCACGATAGCTTAACGGGCTTGCCAAACAGGTTATTGCTCGTCGAACGTCTAGGGCAGCACATCACCATGGCCGAACGTGAGAAACGGCAAATTGCATTGCTATTTTTAGATCTGGATGGCTTTAAATTAGTTAACGACGTCTTGGGACATGACATGGGCGACCATGTTCTCAAAACAGTGGCAGCAAGACTTGAAGAGCAACTGCGTGCCGCTGACACGGTGGCTCGTTTGGGCGGGGATGAATTTGTCATATTGCTAGACAATCCTGATAGTCGTGAGAGTATCTCCATCATTGCCTCGCGATTGATCGCAGTTATCAACGAACCTATCCTTAACGCAGGAAAAGACGCACGAGTAGGAACATCTATCGGCATAGCGTTGTTTAAAAATGAGGGGCAGTCACCAGATCAATTGCTCAAGCTTGCTGACGACGCCATGTATAAAGCAAAAAAATCTGGGAAGAATATTTTTGTTTTTTCAGATTGA
- a CDS encoding TonB-dependent receptor: MRKTISQQLHKGVSFSVIALAVAAAFPMQAAWAQTATPAAKNDGTQLETVIVTANRRAENIKEVPMSISAIKGEALDTYNASGQDIRFLAARVPSLNVESDFGRSFPRFYIRGLGNTDFDLNASQPVGLVYDDVVQESPMLKGFPVFDVDQVEILRGPQGTLFGRNSPAGVLKFDSAKPTRRFEGYGNIGFGNYKAINLEGAINVPLNPDWAMRFSAQSQTRDDRVTNPRSTGEKNLEGYRDNAARLQFSYKNGDFSALVNLHGRDMSGNATLFRANIIQKGTNNIVPGFDYASYPTDGLNSQKLQSSGGSVRLRWDMPGMSLHSITAYDKAKFYSRADVDGGYGASFASSMGPGFIPFPSETADGLPSLKQITQEFRVESNTKDALQWIGGLYYFSEELQVDSFDFNSLAPGNPQDGYAVQHQSAKSWAAFGTVNYAVTDQFKLRGGLRYTSDKKDFDAQRTWTPGTALGTPGTPLFRANPSATNISWDIGANYTLDKATSVFARIATGYRAPSIQGRVLFGDSISVANSEKTLSFEAGIKKDILDNTARISATVFQYTAKDLQLTAGSGGVNQNKLVNADKAVGQGFEMDLQANLSRNWKTTLGISYNDTEIKDDKLFVAPCGNGCTVTNPAGPVKGTVLIGGNPLPRAPKWVGNFSLRYSTQIGEGTLYASTDWSYKDSYNMFLYEAKEYKAKSMLEGGLRLAYMWADGKYELAAYGRNITNKQQVIAAIDFNNLTGILNEPRNYGVQFKANF; the protein is encoded by the coding sequence ATGCGCAAAACTATTTCTCAGCAATTGCACAAGGGAGTCAGCTTCAGCGTGATCGCCCTGGCGGTTGCTGCAGCCTTCCCCATGCAAGCTGCCTGGGCTCAGACTGCCACGCCTGCAGCAAAAAATGATGGTACGCAACTGGAAACAGTCATCGTTACCGCCAACCGCCGTGCAGAAAACATCAAGGAAGTACCGATGTCCATTTCTGCCATCAAAGGCGAAGCGCTCGACACTTACAATGCCAGTGGTCAGGATATCCGCTTCCTGGCGGCGCGCGTACCCAGCCTGAACGTGGAATCCGACTTTGGCCGCTCCTTCCCACGCTTCTACATCCGTGGTCTGGGCAATACCGATTTCGATCTGAACGCATCCCAGCCAGTTGGCCTGGTGTATGACGACGTCGTGCAAGAAAGCCCTATGTTGAAAGGCTTCCCTGTATTTGACGTAGATCAGGTTGAAATCCTGCGCGGCCCACAAGGCACGCTGTTTGGCCGCAATTCGCCAGCTGGTGTACTGAAGTTCGACTCCGCCAAACCTACCCGTCGTTTTGAAGGCTATGGCAATATCGGCTTTGGTAATTACAAAGCGATCAATCTGGAAGGCGCGATCAACGTGCCACTGAATCCAGACTGGGCAATGCGCTTCTCGGCACAATCACAGACACGTGATGACCGCGTCACCAATCCACGTTCCACCGGCGAGAAAAACCTCGAGGGCTACCGCGATAACGCAGCCCGCCTGCAATTTTCGTATAAAAACGGTGATTTCAGCGCCCTGGTGAATTTGCATGGCCGCGACATGTCTGGTAACGCCACTCTGTTCCGCGCCAACATCATCCAAAAAGGAACAAACAATATTGTTCCTGGCTTTGACTATGCCAGCTACCCAACGGATGGCTTGAACAGCCAGAAGCTGCAATCTTCCGGTGGCAGCGTCCGTTTGCGCTGGGATATGCCAGGCATGAGTCTGCATTCCATCACTGCGTATGACAAGGCAAAATTCTATAGCCGCGCTGACGTCGATGGTGGTTATGGCGCATCGTTCGCTTCTTCCATGGGCCCTGGCTTTATCCCATTCCCATCTGAAACTGCAGATGGCTTGCCTAGTTTGAAACAGATCACGCAAGAGTTCCGCGTTGAATCCAATACTAAAGACGCGCTGCAATGGATAGGTGGCTTGTATTACTTCAGTGAAGAACTGCAAGTAGATAGCTTCGACTTCAATTCCCTGGCACCAGGCAATCCACAAGACGGTTATGCAGTTCAACATCAAAGTGCAAAATCCTGGGCAGCCTTCGGTACTGTGAACTATGCGGTTACCGACCAGTTCAAACTGCGCGGCGGCTTGCGTTATACCAGCGATAAAAAAGACTTTGATGCGCAACGCACCTGGACACCCGGTACAGCCCTGGGCACACCTGGCACACCTTTGTTCAGAGCCAACCCATCTGCCACCAACATCAGTTGGGACATAGGTGCGAACTACACACTGGATAAGGCAACATCCGTATTTGCCCGTATCGCTACTGGCTACCGCGCACCAAGTATTCAGGGTCGCGTCTTGTTTGGTGACAGCATCTCCGTCGCCAATTCAGAAAAAACCCTGTCTTTCGAAGCTGGTATCAAGAAAGACATCCTGGATAACACCGCACGTATCAGCGCAACGGTATTCCAATATACAGCCAAAGACTTGCAGTTGACAGCAGGTAGCGGTGGCGTGAATCAGAACAAGCTGGTGAATGCAGACAAAGCCGTTGGTCAGGGCTTTGAAATGGATTTGCAGGCTAACCTGAGCCGCAACTGGAAAACCACTTTGGGTATCAGCTATAACGACACCGAAATCAAGGATGACAAACTGTTCGTCGCCCCTTGCGGTAACGGCTGTACAGTGACAAATCCTGCAGGCCCGGTCAAAGGCACAGTGCTGATCGGTGGCAATCCACTGCCACGCGCACCTAAATGGGTAGGCAACTTCTCGCTGCGTTATTCCACACAAATCGGCGAAGGCACTTTGTACGCCAGCACAGACTGGTCTTACAAAGATTCCTACAATATGTTCCTGTATGAAGCCAAGGAATACAAAGCCAAATCCATGCTCGAAGGCGGCCTGCGCCTGGCTTACATGTGGGCTGATGGCAAATATGAACTCGCTGCTTATGGTCGCAACATCACCAACAAGCAACAAGTCATTGCCGCCATCGACTTCAACAACCTGACAGGTATCCTGAACGAACCACGCAACTACGGCGTACAGTTCAAGGCTAACTTCTGA